AGGTAGTGCATGCAGGAATGCCTAAAAGAGTAGAGAATGCGAAAATAGCACTGCTAGATTGCGCTCTTGAAATAAAGAAGACAGAAGTAGATGCTAAAATAGAGATTACAGATCCAAAGCAGTTACAAGCGTTTCTTGCAGAAGAAGAGAATATGCTGAAGAGAATGGTTGATAAAGTCAAAGCCAGTGGCGCAAACGTAGTGTTCTGTCAGAAAGGAATCGATGATCTTGCTCAGCACTATCTTGCAAAAAATAATATCTACGCAGTAAGAAGAGTAAAAGAGAGTGATATGAAGAAACTTGCAAAAGCGACTGGCGGTAAGTTAGTTACTAGAATTGACGATTTAACGAAGGAAGATTTAGGCAATGCGAAGGAAGTTTATGAAAAGAAAATAGGCGAAGATAATCTTACTTTCGTTACAGGCTGCAAGGAAGCGAAAGCAGTTTCAATATTGCTGAGAGGCGGTACTGAACACGTGGTTGACGAAATGGAGCGCTCGGTACACGATGCACTCAGTGTAGTTTCCTGCGCTCTAGAAGACGGTAAAATAATAACAGGCGCTGGAGCTGCAGCTACAGAAATAGCATTAGCGCTTAGAGATTATGCCTCCACTGTTGGTGGCAGAGAGCAAATGGCTATCGAGAGTTTTGCAGATGCAATTGAAGTAGTGCCTAGAACACTTGCTGAAAATGCAGGTATGGATCCTATAGATACACTTATAGAGCTAAGGAAAGCGCATAAGGAAGGTAAAGGGACTGTAGGCGTAAACGTGCTTGCAAACAAAATCAGTGATATGAAAGGTATTGTGATAGAGCCTATTCGTGTAGGCAGACAGGCAATACTCTCTGCTACAGACGCTACGGTAATGATCCTTAGAATTGACGATATTATTGCTGCTAAAGCGCCTAAAGCGGAGGCTCGTCCTCCAACGCCTCCAGGAGGCCCAGGAGGCCTGGGCGGGGAAGAAGAATACTAAATTATTTTTTTGCATATTTACTTTATAATGGCAACTAGTGAACCGAAAAAGGTAAGTAGCTACCAGCGTATCAAATCGAAGTTTGCAGAAGCAATAAAAGGGCTGGAGGCACAGAAAAAACTTAGCAATGAGTATTTAGAAAAGCTACAGTGGGCTCAGTCAGAGCTTGAGAATCTAAGGAAGTGTTTCGAAAAGGAGAGAGAAAACTACTTGAGAACTGCTACTGATAAGTTAATCTTAGAGCTCCTGCCTGTGCTAGACGGTTTCGATAGAATAATTACTAATCCTGTAGGTATAGAACGAAAAGCTCTTGAAGGTTTGGAGTTGCTGTATAAAGAGCTATTGGGAGTTTTAGAAAAAGCAGGCTTAGCGCCTGTAAAGGCAGTGGGCGAGAAATTCGACCCTTTCATGCATGAAGCTGTAATGCAGGTAGTTGATAATAATTGGGAAGATAACACTGTAGTAGAAGAGTTACAGAAAGGGTATACGTTAAACTCAAGAGTTCTAAGAGCTTCTAAAGTTAAAGTTTCAAAGAGGGGATAAAAATGGCAAAAGAGGAGCTTAAGAAAAGAGAGAAGATTATTGGTATAGATATAGGCACTAGCAACTCAGCAGCAGCTGTTATGATCGCAGGAAAGCCTACAATCATACCAAGTGCTGAAGGCACAATTGTTGGCGGCGGTAAAGCATTTCCATCATTCGTTGCCTTCACCAAAGATGGTCAAAGGCTACTTGGCGAGCCTGCGCGCAGACAAGCTATCACAAATCCTGAAGGTACAGTTACTGCGTTCAAGCGTAAAATGGGCACTGATTACAAATACAAGATTTACGGTAAGGAATATACTCCCCAGCAGCTTACTGCTTTTTTATTACAAAAGATAAAGCAAGATGCAGAAGCTTATATTGGCGAGGAAATTAAGAAAGCGGTTATTACGTGTCCAGCTTATTTTGACGATAACCAGCGCACTGCTACCAGAGATGCTGGTATTATTGCAGGCTTAGATGTCGTGCGCGTAATAAACGAGCCTACAGCAGCATCTTTAGCTTACGGTATCGATAAACTAGAAAAAGAGCAGCGCATATTGGTATTTGATTTCGGTGGCGGTACCCTTGATGTGACTGTAATGGAGTTTGGCGGCGGCGTTTTTGAAGTTAAATCGACAGCGGGCGATACCCAGCTCGGCGGCACAGATATGGATAATACTATCGTTGATTATCTAGTAGCCCGATTTAAGAACGATACTGGCATTGACTTAAGCAAGGATAAAATAGCTATGCAGCGCTTGCGCGAAGCTGCGGAAAGGGCAAAGATAGAGCTTTCTACAACTCTAACTGCTGATATTAATTTACCTTATATTACGGCAGATGCTACAGGGCCTAGGCATCTTACTACAACGCTTACGAGAGCGAAGCTAGAAGAGCTTGTCATGCCTACAATTAATCGCTGTAGTGGGCCTGTGGAGCAAGCTTTAAAAGATGCTAAAATAGAGCCTAAAGATATAGACAAAATAATTTTAGTTGGCGGGCCTACAAGAATGCCTTGCGTGCAAAAATTTGTAGAGGAAGTTATAGGTAAGAAGGTAGAGCGCGGTATCGATCCCATGGAATGCGTAGCACTAGGCGCTGGAATACAAGCTGGCGTTTTGGCAGGTGAAGTAAAAGAATTATTATTGCTTGACGTAACGCCTCTTTCGCTTGGAGTAGAAACTTTAGGAGGTATTTTCACTAAACTTATCGAGCGCAATACAACTATACCTACAAGGAAATCGCAAATATTTTCTACAGCTAGCGATTTCCAGACTGCTGTTACAATTCATGTGCTACAGGGAGAAAGACCAATGGCACAAGATAATACTTCTCTGGGAATGTTTAATTTGGTAGGCATACCTCCAGCACCAAGAGGTATACCGCAAATAGAGGTAACTTTCGACCTGGATGCAAGCGGTATATTGAACGTTACTGCAAAAGATTTGGGTACAGGCAAAGAGCAGAAAATCACAATTACAGCTTCAACCAAACTCCCCAAAGAGCAGATAGAAAAAATGATGAAAGAAGCAGAGCAATTTGCAGAGAAGGATAGGCGTAGAAGGGAGGAAGCAGAACTCAGGAACAACGCTGATTCTTTACTTTATACAGCCGAGAAAACTAAAAAAGATTTGGAGGAGAAACTAACCAAAGAGCAGAAAGCCCAGATTGATAAAGAATGTGAAGAGCTGAGAAAAGCGCTTGAAGGCAAAGATATTGCAGAGATTAAGCGCAAAATGGAAGCACTATCGAAAACTCTGCAAGAAGTAGGCGCAAGTATTTACAGAGAAGCAGCTGAGAAATATGTAAAAGAGAAAGCAAGAGAGCCTGAGGAAGGTAAAGTCTGGAAGGGTAAGCCTAAAGGTGAAGAAGAAGAAAAGAAAGAAAAAGTAGTAGAAGCAGAGTACGAAGAGGTAAAGGAAGATGAGGAGAAAAAGGGTGAAAAGTAGTTCTCAACAAGCCTCTACCACGAGCTTATGCTTGCCACCTATCGTCACAAAAACCTCTTTGCCTTTATCTAATTTTAGAAATTTTACTATATCTTTTGGTATCCTAACCACCAAAGAATTACCTGCGTAAGCGAGCTTTGTTTTTCTACCAATTATCTGTATATATTATTTTTGTCATATTCTTTTTCATCATTAAACCCCGTTATAAGCAGAGAATGAAGAGGTAAAGGAAGAAAGTAAACAATTAATGTGCAAATAAATTGTCAAACACAAACAGAAAAACAAAACCTTTTTAAGCCAGACAATACCTATAATTATTAAGAGAATATGCCAAAAAGAGATTATTACGATATACTCGGCGTACCTAAAAATGCGAGCAAAGAAGAGCTTAAAAGAAAGTATAGAGAGCTAGCTAAAAAATATCATCCTGATTTGTGTAAAGAAGCTGATGCTGAGGAAAAATTTAAAGAAATTTCAGAAGCGTATGCAGTCCTTTCTGATGACGAAAAAAGAGCGCAGTACGATATGTACGGTCATGAAGGTATTGCAGGGCGCTATACCTACGATGATATCTTCAGAGATTTTGATTTCGATATATTTCGCGACTTTGGCTTCGGCGACGTAGACAGAATATTTGACATGTTCTTTGGAAGGAGCCCTACTTTCTATAGCTATCGTGAAGGTTCTGTACGAGGCGAGGATTTAACTTATAATTTAGAAGTAGAGCTTGAAGATGTTGCGTTCGGCAGAGAAAAATTTTTTTCAGTTTTGAAGAGGGAGCCTTGCGGTGCCTGTAATGGTAGCGGAGGCAAGAGCTTTACAACATGCAGTTACTGCCAAGGCACAGGGCAGTTAAGAGATGTTAAGACAAGAGGCTTTTCACAGTTTATAACTATCCGTACATGCCATAAATGCAATGGCGAAGGTAGAACTATTGAAGAGCTTTGTAGCGATTGCAAAGGCAAAGGGTTAATTAAAAAAGAAAAAAAGCTAAAGTTAAAAATTCCAGCAGGTGCAGAGAGCGGTAGTACACTGAGAATACCTAAAGAAGGAGGAGTTATTAAAGGCTCTACTCCGGGCGATTTGTATGTGGTACTAAAGGTGAAGGAGCATCCCGTCTTTAAACGCGAAGGTAGTAATATTTTATGCGAAATGCCAATTTCTTTCGTACTAGCTGCTTTGGGTGGTAACCTGGAGGTGCCTACACTTGACGGTAAGGCAGAGATTAAAATCCCAGCAGGCACGCAGAGCAATACAGTGTTTAGGCTCAGAGGTAAGGGCTTGCGCGAGTTAGCGTCCTCTCACAGAGGCGATGAGCTTGTTAAAGTTGTAGTTACAGTACCAACGAAACTTACAAAAGAGCAGGAAAGATTGCTGAGAGCCTTTGAAGCGGCATCTGAAAAAACTTAATATTGAGAATGAGTATTCCTGTTATTAGCTGTTAAAATAGTTGAAAGAAACGAACAGAGTAGGTGAGGCAAAATGGCTAAAAAGGGAGAAGAAAACGATAACAATGAAGAATGGCCTTTCTGGCGAAGGAAGAAGCGAAAACAGCGCTGGCCTTTCAACGAGTTTGACGAGC
This genomic interval from Candidatus Thermoplasmatota archaeon contains the following:
- the thsB gene encoding thermosome subunit beta, with amino-acid sequence MIGQGTPILVLKEGTTREKGKSAQSANITAAKAIADAVRSTLGPRGMDKMLVDSMGDVVITNDGVTILKEIDVEHPAAKMLVEVAKTQDQQCGDGTTTAVILAGELLKNAESLVDQNIHPTIIVSGYRLASNKACEILDKIAEKVSIKDKEILPKIAATAIMSKSAAASKDLLADIAVKAVTSIVEERDGKIIADTDNVQIVKKHGGSIDDTELVEGIIVDKEVVHAGMPKRVENAKIALLDCALEIKKTEVDAKIEITDPKQLQAFLAEEENMLKRMVDKVKASGANVVFCQKGIDDLAQHYLAKNNIYAVRRVKESDMKKLAKATGGKLVTRIDDLTKEDLGNAKEVYEKKIGEDNLTFVTGCKEAKAVSILLRGGTEHVVDEMERSVHDALSVVSCALEDGKIITGAGAAATEIALALRDYASTVGGREQMAIESFADAIEVVPRTLAENAGMDPIDTLIELRKAHKEGKGTVGVNVLANKISDMKGIVIEPIRVGRQAILSATDATVMILRIDDIIAAKAPKAEARPPTPPGGPGGLGGEEEY
- a CDS encoding nucleotide exchange factor GrpE; translation: MATSEPKKVSSYQRIKSKFAEAIKGLEAQKKLSNEYLEKLQWAQSELENLRKCFEKERENYLRTATDKLILELLPVLDGFDRIITNPVGIERKALEGLELLYKELLGVLEKAGLAPVKAVGEKFDPFMHEAVMQVVDNNWEDNTVVEELQKGYTLNSRVLRASKVKVSKRG
- the dnaK gene encoding molecular chaperone DnaK, encoding MAKEELKKREKIIGIDIGTSNSAAAVMIAGKPTIIPSAEGTIVGGGKAFPSFVAFTKDGQRLLGEPARRQAITNPEGTVTAFKRKMGTDYKYKIYGKEYTPQQLTAFLLQKIKQDAEAYIGEEIKKAVITCPAYFDDNQRTATRDAGIIAGLDVVRVINEPTAASLAYGIDKLEKEQRILVFDFGGGTLDVTVMEFGGGVFEVKSTAGDTQLGGTDMDNTIVDYLVARFKNDTGIDLSKDKIAMQRLREAAERAKIELSTTLTADINLPYITADATGPRHLTTTLTRAKLEELVMPTINRCSGPVEQALKDAKIEPKDIDKIILVGGPTRMPCVQKFVEEVIGKKVERGIDPMECVALGAGIQAGVLAGEVKELLLLDVTPLSLGVETLGGIFTKLIERNTTIPTRKSQIFSTASDFQTAVTIHVLQGERPMAQDNTSLGMFNLVGIPPAPRGIPQIEVTFDLDASGILNVTAKDLGTGKEQKITITASTKLPKEQIEKMMKEAEQFAEKDRRRREEAELRNNADSLLYTAEKTKKDLEEKLTKEQKAQIDKECEELRKALEGKDIAEIKRKMEALSKTLQEVGASIYREAAEKYVKEKAREPEEGKVWKGKPKGEEEEKKEKVVEAEYEEVKEDEEKKGEK
- the dnaJ gene encoding molecular chaperone DnaJ; its protein translation is MPKRDYYDILGVPKNASKEELKRKYRELAKKYHPDLCKEADAEEKFKEISEAYAVLSDDEKRAQYDMYGHEGIAGRYTYDDIFRDFDFDIFRDFGFGDVDRIFDMFFGRSPTFYSYREGSVRGEDLTYNLEVELEDVAFGREKFFSVLKREPCGACNGSGGKSFTTCSYCQGTGQLRDVKTRGFSQFITIRTCHKCNGEGRTIEELCSDCKGKGLIKKEKKLKLKIPAGAESGSTLRIPKEGGVIKGSTPGDLYVVLKVKEHPVFKREGSNILCEMPISFVLAALGGNLEVPTLDGKAEIKIPAGTQSNTVFRLRGKGLRELASSHRGDELVKVVVTVPTKLTKEQERLLRAFEAASEKT